A genomic window from Macaca mulatta isolate MMU2019108-1 chromosome 19, T2T-MMU8v2.0, whole genome shotgun sequence includes:
- the TMEM86B gene encoding lysoplasmalogenase TMEM86B gives MDAGKAGQTLKTRCSAQRPDVCRWLSPFILSCCVYFCLWIPEDQPSWVAALVKCLPILGLAGFLWVVCPGGGYSRLLQGALLCSAVGDACLIWPGAFLPGMAAFATTHLLYVWAFGFSPLQPGLLLLIILASGPYLSLVLQHLEPDMGLPVAAYGLILMAMLWRGLARGRSAGWGALLFTLSDGVLAWDTFVQPLPHARLVVMTTYYAAQLLITLSALRSQMAKTD, from the exons ATGGACGCTGGCAAAGCGGGGCAGACCCTGAAGACTCGCTGCTCAGCCCAG CGCCCAGATGTCTGCAGGTGGCTGAGCCCCTTCATCCTCTCCTGCTGCGTGTACTTCTGCCTCTGGATTCCCGAGGACCAGCCGTCCTGGGTCGCTGCCCTGGTCAAGTGCCTGCCCATCCTCGGCCTGGCCGGGTTCCTGTGGGTCGTGTGCCCGGGCGGGGGCTACAGCCGGCTCCTCCAGGGAGCCCTCTTGTGCTCGGCAGTGGGGGACGCCTGCCTCATCTGGCCTGGAGCCTTCCTCCCTG GCATGGCCGCCTTCGCCACCACCCACCTTCTCTACGTCTGGGCCTTCGGCTTCTCTCCCCTGCAGCCTGGCCTGCTGCTGCTCATCATCCTGGCCTCTGGCCCCTACCTCAGCCTTGTGCTCCAGCACCTTGAGCCGGATATGGGCCTGCCTGTGGCAGCCTATGGGCTGATCCTGATGGCCATGCTGTGGCGCGGCCTGGCCCGGGGCAGGAGTGCCGGCTGGGGCGCGCTGCTCTTCACACTCTCTGATGGCGTGCTGGCCTGGGACACCTTCGTCCAGCCCCTGCCCCATGCCCGCCTGGTGGTCATGACCACCTACTACGCTGCCCAGCTCCTCATCACACTGTCGGCCCTCAGGAGCCAGATGGCGAAGACCGACTGA